A window of Diadema setosum chromosome 2, eeDiaSeto1, whole genome shotgun sequence contains these coding sequences:
- the LOC140242317 gene encoding uncharacterized protein, with the protein MSSTTLSSSSTASSSSTASSSSTASSTSTPTMSSTSASSSTTFSSSSTFSTPSSSPVTPTTLSTTTATPFTISMWFESFNPLSGFDEPPPVLLRGDDGLNATSGIFHIVDDGFYVFMIHRGGVNGDNSSVDLVLLDDHDLSNTTLATVEDNGEGTVFSAHVAVELRRDDYLLIANPTDSDVEGDMDNPFIYNAFLLYHKPLSSFPRVRQSAFTVKVAGNLTLEDQPLSNYDTPVVDINGDFNIDSGTFVVPMRGIYIFHLDVTFVSPSLDVRAALAITVNDAIRARVQARFESPQLRKNAAVTIAQSLQQGNSVQLLNLLSTPDIDCNVVLTGYLLS; encoded by the exons ATGTCATCCACTACTCTATCCTCATCATCCACTGCGTCCTCATCATCCACCGCCTCCTCATCATCTACAGCTTCATCAACGTCTACTCCCACGATGTCATCAACGTCGGCTTCATCATCGACAACTTTTTCATCCTCCTCGACTTTTTCGACTCCATCGTCATCCCCTGTGACCCCAACCACATTATCGACTACGACCGCTACTCCCTTCACCATATCAATGTGGTTCGAGTCGTTCAACCCATTATCGGGCTTCGACGAGCCTCCTCCAGTGTTGCTGAGGGGTGACGATGGCCTGAACGCGACATCAGGAATCTTCCACATAGTGGACGACGGTTTCTACGTCTTCATGATCCATCGAGGCGGCGTAAATGGAGACAACTCCTCGGTCGATTTGGTGCTCCTGGATGACCACGACTTGTCCAATACAACGCTCGCCACTGTGGAGGACAACGGTGAAGGAACTGTCTTCTCCGCTCACGTTGCCGTCGAGTTGCGACGAGATGACTACCTACTCATCGCCAACCCGACAGATTCCGACGTTGAGGGCGATATGGACAATCCATTCATCTATAACGCCTTTCTCCTGTATC ataaacCCCTCTCGTCCTTCCCGCGCGTACGTCAAAGTGCGTTTACGGTCAAAGTTGCGGGAAACCTCACCTTGGAGGACCAACCCTTGAGTAACTACGACACTCCTGTCGTCGATATAAACGGCGATTTCAACATCGACAGTGGTACGTTTGTGGTCCCTATGAGGGGTATCTACATCTTTCACCTTGACGTCACTTTTGTGTCGCCTTCGTTGGACGTGCGCGCAGCCCTGGCCATCACCGTCAACGACGCGATACGCGCTCGCGTCCAGGCGCGCTTTGAGAGTCCTCAGCTGCGCAAAAACGCGGCAGTGACGATTGCGCAATCTCTCCAGCAGGGTAATTCGGTGCAGCTCCTGAACTTGCTGTCTACCCCAGACATAGACTGTAACGTGGTCCTGACAGGATATTTGTTGTCCTAG
- the LOC140242310 gene encoding sugar phosphate exchanger 3-like → MPGDSQKAVVLILTWVAYASTYLLRKPLGVVKADLSVDLSLTKSQLGWLDTALLLPYATGQIILGSVGDRFGAQRTLGCCLILSALSMVCFGYIPSFYMLCLHLFVNGAAQSQAWPSCTKILGQCLRPGERDSHFGIWGTCTFAGGIMGTALAVYVQTNYGWQMAFFVPSLFVGVIGVVILVRLREPPIGLPVADLAEEALPTGSHTGTATHPNSPTWIQLVLTPMVKEAALATFCVKIVRYCMFMWLPLYLHQELSYSRVEAGLFSTIFEIGGVFGSALLGYMITRYLQDKTFKGLSLGILMSALSFFGFYNTTHQSVLLNQFFMALAGAFSCGVDPILTGSIPAHIGALGGMDAQASVAGLINGIGTLGTVAEGPVIGLVADLFGWGSMIYLMIGLSLLAAMATFRGHLIQMQR, encoded by the exons ATGCCAGGAGACAGTCAGAAAGCTGTGGTTTTGATTCTGACATGGGTAGCCTACGCTTCGACGTACCTGCTTCGCAAACCTTTAGGAGTG GTGAAGGCAGACCTAAGTGTGGACCTGTCTCTCACCAAGTCACAGCTTGGTTGGCTGGACACAGCACTGCTGCTGCCCTATGCTACAGGCCAG ATTATCCTTGGGTCTGTTGGAGATAGATTTGGTGCTCAAAGAACTCTGGGATGTTGTCTTATCCTCTCCGCCTTATCAATG GTCTGTTTTGGATACATACCAAGTTTCTACATGCTGTGCCTACATTTATTCGTCAATGGTGCTGCTCAG TCCCAGGCCTGGCCTAGCTGCACCAAGATCCTTGGACAGTGTTTAAGGCCAGGGGAAAGAGACAGTCACTTTGGAATCTGGGGAACTTGCACTTTTGCTGGTGGTATCATGGGAACAGCTTTAGCA GTATATGTACAGACAAACTATGGCTGGCAAATGGCTTTCTTTGTTCCATCTCTGTTTGTG GGTGTAATTGGTGTTGTCATCCTTGTGAGACTGAGGGAACCTCCAATTGGCCTTCCAGTTGCCGACCTGGCTGAGG AAGCATTACCAACTGGGTCACATACTGGTACTGCAACTCACCCCAACTCTCCAACCTGGATCCAGCTAGTGCTTACTCC GATGGTAAAGGAGGCGGCTCTTGCAACATTCTGCGTCAAAATTGTGAGGTACTGCATGTTCATGTGGCTTCCACTCTACCTACACCAAGAG CTGAGCTACAGCCGGGTAGAGGCGGGACTATTCTCCACTATATTTGAGATTGGTGGTGTGTTTGGAAGTGCATTGCTGGGATATATGATTACAAG GTACTTGCAAGACAAGACCTTCAAAGGTTTAAGCCTGGGAATCCTGATGAGCGCACTGAGTTTCTTTGGGTTCTACAACACGACTCATCAAAGTGTGCTGTTGAATCAGTTCTTCATGGCACTGGCGGGAGCCTTCAGCTGCGGAGTGGACCCCATTCTGACCGGCTCCATCCCGGCCCATATTGGGGCCCTTGGGGGCATGGATGCCCAAGCCTCAGTGGCTGGTCTCATTAACG GAATAGGGACCCTTGGCACAGTGGCTGAGGGCCCTGTCATTGGTTTAGTGGCAGATCTCTTTGGCTGGGGAAGCATGATCTATCTGATGATTGGTTTATCTCTGCtggctgccatggcaacattcAGAGGACACTTGATACAGATGCAGAGATGA